A single window of Vigna radiata var. radiata cultivar VC1973A chromosome 4, Vradiata_ver6, whole genome shotgun sequence DNA harbors:
- the LOC106759582 gene encoding uncharacterized protein LOC106759582 isoform X2, producing MAPDSDLWARVGGTGGDSEIAGGFSHESEHDLALMVSDFLENGSSGAESLCSSDSDSGLSDFAQLAERIQICKISVAQHESELLSVVHSFIRSMNETNLKVMNSGPCYASCIRFYLVNLMRLSGYDAGVCASKWPGRGKVPGGDHEYIDVVVDNHSGSLERLIVDIDFRSHFEIARAVDSYNRILHSLPVIYVGSFARLKQFLGIMEEASRSSLKQNSMPLPPWRSLAYLQAKWQSPCERYVHPGGIDIGDDNCFDHKQCRGHLKRLQSCLQSGKEIERMLKPRNGESNWRMKPERWRHPMFRPI from the exons ATGGCCCCCGACTCCGATTTGTGGGCTAGAGTTGGCGGTACCGGAGGCGACAGCGAAATTGCAGGCGGTTTCAGCCACGAGAGTGAACACGATTTGGCGCTTATGGTTAGTGATTTTTTAGAGAATGGAAGTAGTGGCGCCGAGTCTTTGTGTAGCAGTGACAGCGATTCAGGTCTCTCTGATTTCGCTCAACTCGCTGAGAGGATTCAG ATCTGTAAGATATCAGTGGCCCAGCATGAGAGTGAGTTGCTTTCAGTTGTACATTCCTTCATACGGTCAATGAATGAGACCAACCTTAAAGTTATGAATTCTGGTCCATGTTATGCTAGCTGTATCAGGTTTTATCTGGTGAACTTGATGAGGCTTTCTGGCTATGATGCCGGAGTTTGTGCATCTAAATGGCCGGGTAGAGGCAAGGTCCCTGGAG GTGATCATGAATATATCGATGTTGTGGTTGACAATCATTCGGGAAGCCTAGAACGATTGATTGTTGATATTGATTTCCGAAGCCACTTTGAAATAGCTAGGGCTGTTGATTCGTATAATAGGATCCTGCATTCGCTTCCTGTTATCTATGTGGGTTCCTTTGCAAGGCTGAAACAATTTCTTGGAATAATGGAGGAAGCTAGTAGATCTTCTTTGAAGCAGAACTCCATGCCACTTCCTCCATGGAGATCTTTAGCATACTTGCAAGCCAAATGGCAGTCACCATGCGAAAGATACGTGCATCCCGGAGGCATTGACATTGGCGACGACAATTGCTTTGACCACAAGCAATGCCGTGGACATCTGAAGAGACTACAATCTTGTCTTCAATCAGGAAAGGAAATAGAGCGAATGTTGAAGCCCAGAAACGGTGAAAGTAACTGGCGGATGAAGCCTGAGAGATGGAGACACCCCATGTTCAGACCAATTTGA
- the LOC106759582 gene encoding uncharacterized protein LOC106759582 isoform X1: MDCRVCMAPDSDLWARVGGTGGDSEIAGGFSHESEHDLALMVSDFLENGSSGAESLCSSDSDSGLSDFAQLAERIQICKISVAQHESELLSVVHSFIRSMNETNLKVMNSGPCYASCIRFYLVNLMRLSGYDAGVCASKWPGRGKVPGGDHEYIDVVVDNHSGSLERLIVDIDFRSHFEIARAVDSYNRILHSLPVIYVGSFARLKQFLGIMEEASRSSLKQNSMPLPPWRSLAYLQAKWQSPCERYVHPGGIDIGDDNCFDHKQCRGHLKRLQSCLQSGKEIERMLKPRNGESNWRMKPERWRHPMFRPI; the protein is encoded by the exons ATGGACTGCAGGGTTTGTATGGCCCCCGACTCCGATTTGTGGGCTAGAGTTGGCGGTACCGGAGGCGACAGCGAAATTGCAGGCGGTTTCAGCCACGAGAGTGAACACGATTTGGCGCTTATGGTTAGTGATTTTTTAGAGAATGGAAGTAGTGGCGCCGAGTCTTTGTGTAGCAGTGACAGCGATTCAGGTCTCTCTGATTTCGCTCAACTCGCTGAGAGGATTCAG ATCTGTAAGATATCAGTGGCCCAGCATGAGAGTGAGTTGCTTTCAGTTGTACATTCCTTCATACGGTCAATGAATGAGACCAACCTTAAAGTTATGAATTCTGGTCCATGTTATGCTAGCTGTATCAGGTTTTATCTGGTGAACTTGATGAGGCTTTCTGGCTATGATGCCGGAGTTTGTGCATCTAAATGGCCGGGTAGAGGCAAGGTCCCTGGAG GTGATCATGAATATATCGATGTTGTGGTTGACAATCATTCGGGAAGCCTAGAACGATTGATTGTTGATATTGATTTCCGAAGCCACTTTGAAATAGCTAGGGCTGTTGATTCGTATAATAGGATCCTGCATTCGCTTCCTGTTATCTATGTGGGTTCCTTTGCAAGGCTGAAACAATTTCTTGGAATAATGGAGGAAGCTAGTAGATCTTCTTTGAAGCAGAACTCCATGCCACTTCCTCCATGGAGATCTTTAGCATACTTGCAAGCCAAATGGCAGTCACCATGCGAAAGATACGTGCATCCCGGAGGCATTGACATTGGCGACGACAATTGCTTTGACCACAAGCAATGCCGTGGACATCTGAAGAGACTACAATCTTGTCTTCAATCAGGAAAGGAAATAGAGCGAATGTTGAAGCCCAGAAACGGTGAAAGTAACTGGCGGATGAAGCCTGAGAGATGGAGACACCCCATGTTCAGACCAATTTGA
- the LOC106759287 gene encoding heavy metal-associated isoprenylated plant protein 21-like yields the protein MGALTYIISNFCTVPTPKTKTMQTVEIKVKMDCDGCERKVRNAVATMKGVKSVEINRKQSRVTVNGCVDPNKVLNRVKRTGKKRAEFWPYVPQHVVTYPHASGVYDKRAPSGYVRNAQTFTPSAETEEKFMSLFSEDNVNSCSIM from the exons ATGGGTGCACTTACCTACATCATCTCCAACTTTTGCACAGTTCCAACCCCAAAGACCAAAACAATGCAG ACAGTCGAGATCAAAGTCAAAATGGACTGTGATGGCTGTGAACGAAAAGTCAGAAATGCAGTAGCCACAATGAAAG GAGTAAAATCTGTGGAGATAAACCGAAAGCAAAGCAGGGTGACAGTGAACGGTTGTGTTGATCCAAACAAGGTGTTGAATAGGGTAAAGAGAACTGGAAAGAAAAGAGCTGAATTTTGGCCCTATGTTCCACAGCATGTGGTGACATACCCTCATGCCTCCGGCGTCTATGACAAAAGGGCACCCTCCGGCTATGTTCGAAACGCGCAGACATTTACACCTTCTGCTGAGACAGAAGAGAAATTCATGTCCCTTTTCAGTGAAGACAACGTAAATTCATGTTCCATCATGTAA